A stretch of Sulfurimonas autotrophica DSM 16294 DNA encodes these proteins:
- a CDS encoding secretin N-terminal domain-containing protein, giving the protein MKQIFSLVIIAFILSGCVSAKPKPKQEDLQNLQDVHYKLDKKGELTLQKKYALKDEAGKIVAQKTKEEPVVEKVPLFDKGYKKQLSLKGKAKKEIAIHGDRVKVSVESIPLNEFVDLVFGSVLKLNYTVDESVKKMKTPITLNMQTTQKVSQFYKVVKKILLLNGVKINDENNLLFIHKSGKSNANELSSDVYIGYGRSLPADLDADKEVLLFVPYNYIDPNNIIKIFRQIGISGNDVKFYYYINGIQTMKGKAFVIRKALKLIDLLDRPYLKGKTPYLINFQDIEVEKFVSQMQKIFALNGINVVDSPSKGGIVMMPIKDLNMLYIITPKKEWLKMLLYWKKKLDVPTDVKEEPRLYIYHVKNRKADELASALKEVLGLSKQTTKTTIKKKSDIAKQKTEVKQGKGQSSFLLQSTGYTPTVTADLDTNMLMLKLTPKHYRVLLPFIEELDKLPLQTLVEVTVADVDMTDTFSLGFEYAITNQNAGLVKNILNITGGGSGLGVVFKGNHLESTINAYAEKKLLDIISKPKLLILNNKTGNINVGTQVPIITSQVSAADLGSSSQPSINQNISYKNTGIILNITPTINSNGVLTMNISITLSDAQLNDTSTINSPLIINRSLQTTAVVQSGDSILLGGLISQNKSKSKGGVPLLKDIPWIGNMFASNSIKTTKSELIILIRPVIIKTPQEINSETYKFKKILNYINIDGL; this is encoded by the coding sequence ATGAAACAGATATTTAGTCTAGTCATCATCGCATTCATTTTAAGCGGCTGTGTGAGTGCAAAACCCAAACCAAAGCAAGAAGATTTGCAAAACCTTCAAGATGTACATTACAAGCTTGATAAAAAAGGCGAACTGACACTGCAAAAAAAATATGCTCTTAAAGATGAAGCAGGAAAAATTGTTGCCCAAAAAACAAAAGAAGAGCCGGTAGTAGAGAAGGTACCACTTTTTGACAAAGGCTACAAAAAACAACTCTCTCTTAAAGGAAAGGCAAAAAAAGAGATAGCCATTCATGGTGATAGAGTGAAAGTCTCAGTAGAGTCCATTCCTCTCAATGAGTTTGTAGACTTGGTTTTTGGTTCTGTGTTGAAACTTAATTACACTGTAGATGAGAGTGTAAAAAAGATGAAAACCCCCATTACGCTTAATATGCAGACAACCCAAAAAGTATCACAGTTTTACAAGGTGGTCAAAAAGATACTTCTACTCAACGGTGTAAAAATTAACGATGAAAACAATCTGCTTTTCATTCATAAATCTGGCAAAAGTAACGCAAACGAGTTAAGTAGTGATGTATATATTGGATATGGTCGTTCGTTACCGGCTGACCTTGATGCAGACAAAGAAGTGCTTCTTTTTGTTCCTTATAATTATATAGATCCAAATAATATAATAAAAATTTTTAGACAAATCGGTATAAGTGGGAATGATGTAAAGTTTTATTATTACATAAATGGTATACAAACGATGAAAGGAAAAGCTTTTGTTATTCGTAAAGCCTTAAAACTCATAGATCTTTTGGACAGACCATATTTGAAAGGTAAGACACCTTATCTTATAAACTTTCAAGATATAGAAGTAGAAAAATTCGTGTCACAAATGCAAAAGATTTTTGCTCTCAATGGCATAAATGTAGTAGATTCTCCTTCAAAAGGCGGCATAGTTATGATGCCTATTAAAGATCTGAATATGCTCTATATCATAACACCTAAAAAAGAGTGGTTAAAGATGCTGCTTTACTGGAAAAAGAAACTTGATGTACCAACAGATGTAAAAGAGGAACCAAGACTCTACATTTACCATGTAAAAAACAGAAAAGCAGATGAACTTGCATCTGCACTAAAAGAGGTGCTTGGACTCTCAAAACAAACAACAAAGACAACCATAAAGAAAAAGTCTGACATAGCAAAGCAAAAAACAGAAGTGAAGCAAGGAAAAGGGCAATCAAGCTTTTTGCTACAAAGTACAGGATACACTCCGACTGTAACAGCAGATCTCGATACAAATATGCTGATGCTCAAACTTACGCCAAAACATTACAGAGTGCTTCTCCCATTTATAGAAGAGTTAGATAAACTGCCTTTGCAGACATTAGTTGAAGTTACGGTTGCAGATGTTGACATGACGGATACTTTTTCTCTTGGTTTTGAGTATGCCATAACCAATCAAAATGCAGGACTAGTAAAAAACATCTTAAATATTACAGGTGGAGGAAGCGGTCTCGGTGTTGTTTTTAAAGGAAATCATTTAGAATCGACCATTAATGCCTATGCTGAAAAAAAACTGCTCGATATCATCTCAAAACCAAAATTACTTATACTTAATAATAAAACAGGAAATATAAATGTCGGAACACAAGTTCCTATCATAACAAGTCAAGTCTCTGCAGCGGATTTAGGCTCATCTTCTCAGCCGAGCATAAATCAAAACATCTCTTATAAAAATACAGGTATTATTTTAAACATTACACCGACTATAAACTCAAATGGCGTGCTTACAATGAACATCTCCATTACGCTTTCGGATGCACAACTCAATGACACGTCAACCATAAACTCGCCGCTTATTATTAACCGTTCACTGCAGACGACGGCGGTTGTTCAAAGTGGCGACTCCATTTTACTCGGCGGTTTGATCTCTCAAAACAAAAGCAAATCAAAAGGGGGAGTGCCTTTGCTAAAAGATATTCCATGGATCGGCAATATGTTCGCATCTAACAGCATAAAAACAACCAAATCCGAACTGATTATACTCATCCGACCGGTAATTATCAAAACTCCGCAGGAGATAAACAGCGAGACGTATAAATTTAAAAAGATATTAAATTATATTAATATAGATGGATTATAA
- a CDS encoding ABC transporter permease: MLKLKENFFKEFYRFLKHILANRGLLRALIINDFKKNYLGTYLGLVWAFIQPLTFMLVIWFVFTYGFRTASHGDTPYFLWLASGMIPWFFISNALTAGTSAITNNSFLVKKVAFRVSILPLIQIGSALIIHIGLVLFLIMMFLLYGFSPSVYWVQLPYFILCTVLLLLGISWMTSAIRVFVKDIGNIIGVLLQIGFWATPIFWNISMISPNHQWILKLNPAYYIVQGYRDTFINHVWFWEMPKVTLYYLGITTVFFILGAIVFKRLRPHFGDVL, translated from the coding sequence ATGTTAAAGTTAAAAGAAAATTTTTTCAAAGAGTTCTATAGGTTTCTAAAACATATTCTTGCAAACAGAGGGCTGCTAAGAGCGCTCATCATCAATGATTTTAAAAAGAACTATCTAGGTACATACTTGGGCTTAGTATGGGCATTTATACAACCATTGACTTTTATGTTAGTTATATGGTTTGTATTTACTTATGGTTTTAGAACAGCTTCGCACGGAGACACTCCATACTTTTTATGGTTAGCATCTGGAATGATACCTTGGTTTTTTATCTCAAATGCTTTAACTGCAGGAACGAGTGCTATAACGAACAACTCTTTTTTAGTAAAAAAAGTGGCTTTTAGAGTGAGCATATTACCTCTCATTCAAATAGGTTCAGCATTGATTATCCACATAGGCCTTGTTTTATTTTTGATCATGATGTTTTTATTGTATGGATTTTCTCCATCTGTTTACTGGGTGCAATTACCTTACTTTATCTTATGTACTGTATTGCTACTGCTTGGTATATCTTGGATGACTTCTGCTATAAGAGTATTTGTAAAAGATATAGGAAACATTATCGGTGTGCTATTGCAGATAGGATTTTGGGCGACGCCGATATTTTGGAATATAAGTATGATTTCCCCAAATCACCAATGGATACTAAAACTCAACCCTGCGTATTATATAGTACAAGGGTATAGAGATACTTTCATAAACCATGTTTGGTTTTGGGAGATGCCAAAAGTAACACTGTACTACTTAGGCATAACAACTGTATTTTTTATACTTGGTGCCATAGTTTTTAAAAGACTCAGACCTCATTTTGGAGATGTACTGTAA
- a CDS encoding ABC transporter ATP-binding protein produces the protein MNKNIAIKVQNLTKIYKLYKEPIDRLKEALNPLGKAHHKNFHALKDVSFEIKKGETVGIIGRNGSGKSTLLKIITGVLTPSAGRVNVHGKISAILELGAGFNPEMSGLENIYLNTSINGMSKKDTDKKIKEILEFAELGEFIHQPIKTYSSGMKARLGFAVAINIEPDLLIVDEALAVGDAAFQRKCFAKMEQIREAGTTILFVSHSEGSIVSLCSRAIWLSNGEKIIEGKPKLVTGLYMKNANKNMIDKAIIEAELQELEKKSEKKDKSKKKEVQKKAKHAIEEFYDPSLKPKSTIYYEEKGAKISDIKVTTLDGREVNVLIHGYNYIYSYVVNVKNKTEDVRFGFLIKNTLGVAIAGGSYSMREHQGIDIVPEGNYMIKFSFKCLFNEGEYFLNAGCSSFKKHIHRIVDTYAFKVMHIEKMICTSSVNCIDNCEVIRSD, from the coding sequence ATGAATAAAAATATAGCCATAAAAGTACAAAACCTTACAAAAATATACAAACTCTATAAAGAGCCTATAGACAGACTTAAGGAAGCGCTTAATCCATTGGGGAAGGCACATCATAAGAATTTTCATGCTCTTAAAGATGTAAGTTTTGAGATAAAAAAAGGTGAAACTGTAGGTATTATAGGTAGAAACGGTAGTGGAAAATCCACTCTTCTTAAAATAATAACAGGTGTTTTAACGCCATCAGCTGGAAGAGTAAATGTGCATGGAAAGATATCTGCTATACTTGAGCTTGGTGCTGGATTTAACCCTGAAATGAGTGGACTTGAAAATATATACTTAAATACTTCTATCAATGGTATGTCTAAGAAAGATACGGATAAAAAAATAAAAGAGATACTAGAGTTTGCAGAACTTGGTGAGTTTATCCACCAGCCCATAAAAACATACAGCAGTGGAATGAAAGCAAGACTAGGGTTTGCAGTAGCCATAAACATAGAACCAGACTTACTCATAGTTGATGAAGCCTTAGCTGTGGGTGATGCGGCCTTTCAAAGAAAATGTTTTGCAAAAATGGAGCAGATAAGAGAAGCAGGGACTACCATACTCTTTGTAAGTCATAGTGAAGGAAGTATAGTGAGTCTTTGTAGTCGTGCTATCTGGCTGAGCAATGGTGAGAAAATCATAGAGGGCAAACCTAAACTTGTTACTGGACTTTATATGAAAAATGCAAATAAAAATATGATTGATAAAGCTATTATTGAAGCAGAGTTGCAAGAGTTAGAAAAAAAATCAGAAAAAAAAGATAAATCTAAAAAGAAAGAAGTTCAAAAAAAAGCAAAACATGCGATTGAAGAATTTTATGACCCATCACTTAAACCAAAATCAACAATCTACTATGAAGAAAAAGGTGCAAAAATAAGCGATATAAAAGTCACTACTCTTGATGGAAGAGAGGTTAATGTTTTGATACATGGATATAACTACATCTATTCTTATGTAGTTAATGTAAAAAATAAGACAGAAGATGTAAGATTTGGTTTTTTAATAAAAAATACACTGGGGGTAGCCATAGCTGGTGGTTCGTATTCTATGAGAGAGCACCAAGGGATAGATATTGTTCCTGAAGGTAACTATATGATAAAATTTTCTTTTAAATGTTTATTTAACGAAGGAGAATATTTTTTAAATGCAGGATGTAGTTCGTTTAAAAAACATATACATCGTATTGTAGATACTTATGCATTTAAAGTTATGCATATAGAAAAAATGATATGTACATCTTCTGTAAATTGTATTGATAATTGTGAGGTGATTAGAAGTGATTGA
- a CDS encoding sulfotransferase domain-containing protein, with translation MIDFLCIGAQKSGTTLLYEHLKKIDDIFLPERKELHFFDDIKNYNRGMNYYLEYFKDAKKDQIRGEITPAYIFFDEAPERIRESLGNKKIKFIVLLRNPVDRAYSQYNMSFLTQGHESLSFEQALIYENYRLKEYSDYVNFTYLKRGFYSNQILNYFKYFNKEQFKFIIYEEFVQEQKKYIYEILDFLEIDVSTKNLQIENQVVFQNKYNKMKTETRKVLNQIYKKEINILESILERNLSIWKEGNN, from the coding sequence GTGATTGATTTTTTATGTATTGGTGCACAAAAATCGGGTACAACATTGCTCTATGAACATTTAAAAAAGATAGATGATATTTTTTTACCTGAGAGAAAAGAATTGCATTTTTTTGATGATATTAAAAATTATAATAGAGGGATGAATTATTATTTAGAATACTTTAAAGATGCTAAAAAAGATCAGATAAGAGGAGAGATTACGCCTGCTTATATTTTTTTTGATGAAGCTCCAGAGAGGATTAGAGAATCTTTGGGCAATAAAAAGATTAAATTTATTGTTCTTCTTAGGAATCCTGTCGATAGAGCTTATTCTCAATATAATATGTCCTTTTTAACACAAGGGCATGAAAGTTTGAGTTTTGAGCAGGCATTAATATATGAAAATTATAGATTGAAAGAATATTCAGACTATGTAAATTTTACATATCTAAAAAGAGGGTTTTATTCCAATCAAATATTAAATTATTTTAAATATTTCAATAAGGAACAATTTAAGTTCATTATATATGAAGAGTTTGTTCAAGAACAAAAAAAGTATATATATGAGATATTGGATTTTTTAGAAATAGATGTAAGTACAAAAAATTTGCAAATAGAGAATCAAGTTGTATTTCAAAATAAATATAATAAGATGAAAACTGAAACGAGAAAGGTATTAAATCAAATTTATAAAAAAGAAATAAATATATTAGAAAGTATTCTTGAACGTAATTTAAGTATATGGAAAGAAGGGAACAATTAA
- a CDS encoding sulfotransferase family protein — protein MRQTAILVLGMHRSGTSALTGVLNMCDIYLGSELMAANHANEKGYFENNELFKVNEKLLFECNSSWDDIFYNEEKLENIKNIDELKKIIKKEFEYSNIFAIKDPRLAFLFPVYKKALEELHIDIKVILPYRNPVEVANSLHTRDGISMEKGMLLWGYYFLLAEKQSRGYERVFVDFDNLINETTDTVKMIAKSLNIDLDEKYLKNRQEIEKFLEAGLKHHNISIDNLSSKIPTMVQKVLALKDCFNNKSVLKKFDELRNEFFSYQKLFYNREIINFLEELQKTKETLTQSQETIAQKDKELAQTKETLTQSQETIAQKDKELAQTKETLTQSQETIAQKDKELTEVKENLAQKDKELTQAKESLTQKDKELTQAKESLTQKDKELIQVKEDLTQKDKMIKSKNKEIESLKDELVLIYTSRSWKFTKILRRIKRFTK, from the coding sequence ATGCGACAAACAGCTATATTGGTATTAGGAATGCATAGAAGCGGAACAAGTGCTTTGACAGGTGTCCTTAATATGTGTGATATATATCTAGGCAGTGAGCTTATGGCCGCAAACCATGCGAATGAAAAAGGTTACTTTGAAAATAATGAACTTTTTAAAGTTAATGAAAAACTACTTTTTGAATGTAATAGTTCGTGGGATGATATTTTTTACAATGAAGAGAAACTTGAAAATATTAAAAATATTGATGAGCTAAAAAAGATCATCAAAAAAGAGTTTGAATATAGTAATATTTTTGCCATAAAAGATCCTAGACTTGCATTTTTGTTTCCTGTTTATAAAAAAGCACTTGAAGAATTACATATAGATATTAAAGTGATCTTACCATACCGAAACCCTGTAGAAGTGGCGAACTCTTTACATACAAGAGATGGAATAAGTATGGAAAAAGGAATGCTGCTTTGGGGGTATTATTTCTTACTTGCTGAGAAACAGAGTAGAGGATATGAAAGAGTTTTTGTGGATTTTGATAATCTCATAAATGAAACTACTGATACTGTCAAAATGATTGCTAAATCATTAAATATTGATTTGGATGAAAAATATTTAAAGAATAGACAAGAAATAGAGAAGTTTTTAGAAGCTGGTTTAAAACACCATAACATTTCTATAGATAACTTATCTAGTAAAATTCCTACAATGGTGCAAAAAGTTCTTGCTTTAAAAGATTGTTTTAACAATAAAAGCGTTTTAAAAAAGTTTGATGAACTGAGAAATGAGTTTTTTAGTTATCAAAAACTTTTTTATAATAGGGAGATTATAAATTTTTTGGAGGAACTGCAAAAAACCAAAGAGACCCTCACACAAAGCCAAGAAACAATAGCTCAAAAAGATAAAGAGCTTGCCCAGACCAAAGAGACCCTCACACAAAGCCAAGAAACAATAGCTCAAAAAGATAAAGAGCTTGCCCAGACCAAAGAGACCCTCACACAAAGCCAAGAAACAATAGCTCAAAAAGATAAAGAGCTGACAGAAGTCAAAGAGAATTTAGCCCAAAAAGACAAAGAGCTGACACAGGCCAAAGAGAGTTTAACCCAAAAAGACAAAGAGCTGACACAGGCCAAAGAGAGTTTAACACAAAAAGACAAAGAGCTGATACAAGTCAAAGAGGATTTAACTCAAAAAGACAAAATGATCAAAAGTAAGAATAAAGAAATAGAATCTTTAAAAGATGAATTAGTTTTAATTTATACCAGTAGAAGCTGGAAGTTCACAAAGATACTAAGAAGAATCAAAAGGTTTACAAAATGA
- a CDS encoding lipopolysaccharide biosynthesis protein: MIKKLKQIKWYKAIKKSDLFDIKYYLFTYTDIRAMDIDPIWHYIKYGADEGRNPSDKFDTSFYLSTYNDVKEKGVNPLAHYILHGKNEGRKTSKSNYSNKSSDAVSIPKYKYVKVNNALKNDSVCIFAHYDKDNIIDDYVVNYIKELKKIDIDIIFVTVCEDMKMNELEKLNQYVSINIVRENIGYDFASWKIGLDYIIENSINCKTLILANDSVYGPLYNLKTIFNSMQKKNYDIWGLTDNFYSSYHLQSYFLVFNQQAIKSNIFIDFFKEMKVIEDKAQLIEAYEIGLSKLLAKHFKLGSYIAVQDVCTTLLKQNLSLPAGLKASIANYTINVTHIGWKELIEKFKFPFIKVELLRDNPIKMNNLDYIKILAKKDDYIYDFNLISSHLKKVEKKTNKISGYNIINRATKKSERKTICALGSARGGTSMVSGLLRIMGVNMGDDLDPDTNEDKDFLHASNPIEDIYNIHSEGHEKVKKKLINLINKKNEQYKVWGWKDPQGMMYFDKIDSFLREPYCIIIYRDPLAITQKEINDGIHKDIISTLEFVVNHRFKELVNVTKFIQQKNYPLLLISYERSLRDKENLIQTLADFLNLELSQEVVDKCKDYVKADRNTGLINI; the protein is encoded by the coding sequence ATGATAAAAAAACTAAAACAAATCAAATGGTATAAAGCCATAAAAAAGAGTGACCTGTTTGATATAAAATATTACCTGTTTACCTATACGGATATTAGAGCAATGGATATAGACCCTATATGGCATTATATAAAATATGGAGCTGATGAAGGGCGAAATCCCAGTGACAAGTTTGACACTAGTTTTTATTTAAGTACATATAATGATGTTAAAGAAAAAGGAGTGAATCCTTTAGCGCATTATATATTACATGGAAAGAACGAAGGAAGAAAAACTTCTAAGTCAAATTATAGTAATAAATCTTCCGATGCTGTCTCTATCCCAAAATATAAATACGTTAAAGTCAACAATGCTCTTAAAAATGATTCTGTTTGTATTTTTGCGCACTATGATAAAGATAACATTATTGACGACTATGTTGTGAACTATATTAAGGAATTAAAGAAAATAGATATTGATATTATATTTGTTACAGTATGTGAAGATATGAAAATGAATGAATTAGAGAAATTAAATCAATATGTTTCTATTAATATAGTTAGAGAAAACATTGGTTATGATTTTGCTTCATGGAAAATCGGTTTAGACTATATTATAGAAAATAGTATTAATTGCAAAACATTGATTTTAGCTAATGACAGCGTTTACGGTCCTTTATATAATTTAAAAACAATATTTAATTCTATGCAAAAGAAAAATTATGATATTTGGGGATTAACGGATAATTTTTATAGCAGCTACCATTTGCAGAGTTATTTTTTGGTTTTTAATCAACAGGCCATAAAGTCAAATATTTTTATTGATTTTTTTAAAGAGATGAAAGTTATTGAAGATAAAGCGCAATTAATAGAAGCATATGAAATTGGACTGAGTAAATTACTCGCTAAACACTTTAAGCTTGGCAGTTATATAGCGGTACAAGATGTATGTACAACCTTATTAAAGCAAAATCTTTCACTACCGGCCGGATTAAAAGCAAGTATTGCTAATTATACAATAAATGTAACTCATATTGGATGGAAAGAACTTATTGAAAAATTCAAATTCCCTTTTATAAAAGTTGAATTACTAAGAGATAATCCCATTAAAATGAACAATTTGGATTATATTAAGATATTGGCTAAGAAAGATGACTATATATATGATTTTAATCTAATATCATCTCATTTAAAAAAGGTTGAAAAAAAAACAAATAAAATAAGCGGTTACAATATAATCAACCGAGCAACAAAAAAGAGTGAGAGAAAAACGATTTGTGCTCTTGGATCAGCACGAGGCGGAACATCTATGGTTTCAGGGCTACTTAGAATTATGGGTGTCAATATGGGGGATGATTTAGATCCGGACACAAATGAAGATAAAGATTTTTTGCACGCTTCCAATCCAATTGAAGATATATATAATATTCACAGCGAGGGACATGAGAAAGTCAAGAAAAAATTAATAAATTTAATAAATAAAAAAAATGAACAGTATAAAGTTTGGGGATGGAAAGACCCTCAAGGAATGATGTATTTTGATAAAATAGATTCATTTTTAAGAGAACCGTACTGCATTATAATATACAGAGATCCACTGGCAATTACACAAAAAGAGATTAATGACGGTATTCATAAAGATATAATTAGTACATTAGAGTTTGTTGTAAATCATAGATTTAAAGAACTTGTGAATGTAACGAAATTTATTCAACAAAAGAATTATCCGTTACTTTTAATAAGTTATGAGAGATCATTAAGGGATAAAGAAAATTTAATTCAAACTTTAGCAGATTTTTTAAATCTTGAATTATCTCAAGAAGTTGTAGATAAATGTAAAGATTATGTAAAAGCTGATAGAAATACAGGGTTAATAAATATATAA
- a CDS encoding putative glycosyltransferase, fusion protein, with the protein MNRAVVFAHYDIDNVVDQYVYVYLKELSKISNYIVFVSTADLTQKDIELLSRICAKVIIRDNIGYDFMSYKIGLESFDYIKYDEIIICNDSVYGPFYPLENVFNAMKNKQCDVWGMTSGQEISLHLQSYFLVCKKTVLLSSYFSDFWKNVKVLDNKRKIIETYEVGFSAKLLSLGFKLASYAEYKPVFMEKYTVKLRRVTFYKIFKKIISLFEGRSVFQNSLSVNITHQYWKELLLVSKMPFLKVELLRDNPLKINILDFEDVIKKISDYDVSLIQKHLHRTKK; encoded by the coding sequence ATGAACAGAGCAGTTGTTTTTGCCCATTACGATATAGATAATGTTGTTGATCAATATGTATATGTATATTTAAAAGAATTGAGTAAAATTTCTAATTATATCGTTTTTGTCTCAACTGCTGATTTAACCCAAAAAGATATAGAATTATTAAGCCGAATATGTGCTAAAGTAATAATTAGAGATAATATAGGATATGATTTTATGAGCTATAAAATTGGGCTAGAAAGCTTTGATTATATAAAATATGATGAAATCATAATATGCAATGATAGTGTATATGGACCTTTTTATCCGCTAGAGAATGTTTTTAATGCAATGAAAAATAAACAGTGTGATGTCTGGGGTATGACATCAGGACAAGAAATATCTTTGCATTTACAAAGTTATTTCTTGGTGTGTAAAAAAACAGTTCTTTTGTCTTCATATTTTTCAGACTTCTGGAAAAATGTAAAAGTTCTTGATAATAAGCGAAAGATTATAGAAACTTATGAAGTTGGTTTTAGTGCAAAACTTTTGTCATTAGGATTTAAATTAGCTTCATATGCTGAGTATAAACCGGTATTTATGGAAAAATATACTGTAAAATTAAGAAGAGTTACTTTTTATAAAATTTTTAAAAAGATAATTTCTCTCTTTGAGGGCAGAAGTGTATTTCAAAATTCGTTATCTGTAAATATAACACATCAGTATTGGAAAGAACTTTTGTTGGTATCAAAAATGCCTTTTTTAAAAGTGGAATTATTGAGAGATAATCCTTTAAAAATTAATATACTGGATTTTGAGGATGTTATTAAAAAAATATCTGATTATGATGTTTCTTTAATTCAAAAGCATTTGCATAGAACAAAGAAGTAA
- a CDS encoding glycosyltransferase, which yields MKKTLNNIVILLAVYNGEKYLTQQIESLTNQSVKVDIIIRDDGSTDNSIKIIKDYVDNYDNIYFLEDDLLSTRAQSNFSILLEYAKKLNKYKYFMFCDQDDVWLDNKVEYTLNKMLELEKKYSNFPLMVFSNLIVANNNLEIISTSMWKSEKLDIDIMKNLYDILSLNVVTGSTIMINEYALHKMSPMPLNYIYHDHWIAANIVKYGKYAYIEEPLTIYRQHEHNVLGSSNKGIKYFIQKIIDLFIHFSNFKKKYSYFDFEISLSRVIFHKVILNIKRLK from the coding sequence ATGAAAAAAACACTTAATAATATAGTAATTTTACTAGCAGTATATAATGGCGAAAAATATCTCACTCAGCAGATAGAGAGCTTAACAAATCAAAGCGTGAAAGTTGATATTATTATCAGAGATGATGGTTCAACTGACAATTCCATAAAAATTATAAAAGACTATGTAGACAATTATGATAATATTTATTTTTTAGAAGATGATTTACTTTCAACAAGAGCACAAAGTAATTTTAGTATTCTATTGGAATATGCAAAAAAATTAAACAAGTACAAATATTTTATGTTTTGTGATCAGGATGATGTATGGCTCGATAATAAAGTTGAATATACCTTAAATAAAATGCTTGAACTAGAGAAAAAATATTCAAACTTTCCTTTAATGGTGTTTTCAAATCTGATTGTGGCTAACAATAATTTGGAAATCATTTCTACTTCTATGTGGAAAAGTGAAAAACTAGATATAGATATTATGAAAAATTTATATGATATATTGTCATTAAATGTCGTAACAGGATCAACAATCATGATAAATGAATACGCACTGCATAAGATGTCTCCAATGCCTCTAAACTATATTTATCATGATCATTGGATAGCAGCCAATATTGTAAAATATGGAAAATATGCATATATTGAAGAACCTTTGACTATTTATAGGCAGCATGAACATAATGTTTTAGGTTCATCAAATAAAGGAATTAAATATTTTATTCAAAAAATTATTGACTTGTTCATCCATTTTTCTAATTTTAAAAAGAAATATAGTTATTTTGATTTTGAAATTAGTTTAAGCAGAGTTATCTTTCACAAAGTAATATTGAATATCAAGAGGCTTAAATAG